In the Salvia miltiorrhiza cultivar Shanhuang (shh) chromosome 8, IMPLAD_Smil_shh, whole genome shotgun sequence genome, GAAAATTTGTATTCTGAGATGATTGTTTGCTGAAAAACCATGAAAGAGATGTATTCTGCCTGCAAAATTTGCAAGCAGGATTCGAGCGCTGTAGTGATGTCGGAGTTGGTTGATTTAGCCACTTCAGTAAAGGGGTTGATGTTATATTGAGTGAGGGGGTGATTCTTGTACCCTCTTTACAATAACACACACACTTGTAGGTGTTCGTTTTTGGGACAACGCTCCGCTAGTAATGATCAGCATCTTCTATTGATTATATTCATTCACGGCTGTTACATGTTCTTGCTTCTTGGTACTGATCCATTGAATTAATAAGATGAATTTATTAGCAACATGCATAAAATGAACTCATGAAACGTTTATGCTTAATCTGCACCGTGTCATCACATTCCTGCAGTTTAATAGTATGCACTTTCTCCTAACAAAGTGTTTGGAAGACTACTTTTTGTACATTAGTTAAATTTTTAGTGTATTTTTTACATGGTTGTTTTCTGAGGTGACATAATCATTTGAAAATGgacaacatagggaaaatttGATGTTCAATAGCTCTTGGTTTGTCTCGTTGGAGGAATGAAGATTTTTCCACAAATGAAATTCTTTTAATCTTCGGTTTCTCACTGTCTTAATATAGGGATGACATCGTCTTCAAGGATCCCCTCAACACTTTTTATGGCATAGAGAATTACAAGTCGATCTTCTGGGCTCTAAGATTTCACGGAAGGATTTTCTTCAAGGCCCTGTGGGTCGACATTGTAAGCGTGTGGCAGCCTGTGGAGAACCTGATAATGGTCCGTTGGACTGTCCACGGCATCCCACGTGTCCCATGGGAGAGTCATAGCAGATTCGATGGTACCTCAGAGTACAAGCTTGATAAGGACGGGAAGATCTACGAGCACAAAGTTCACAACATTGCATTGAACGGACCTCAGAAGTTTCAAGTAATAGGTGTGGAGCTGTTGATTCAATCAATAGGTTGCCCCTCCACCCCAAAGCCGACTTATTTTGAACTTCTATCTCCTTCAACGACAAATATTGTGCCACTGATGAAATTATCTGCTGTTAAATGCTACTTAGCTTCTGTTCTAACTAGACTTCTGAAGTTCGAGGTCAAGTCATGATGCACTACGCGGAATCCTCTGGTCCGAGCATTGCCCCCGGGGGCTTGTTTGAGGTGTGTTCTTCATGATTTTCGCCTcgttaattttgaaatttgtgGAATATGTATGGTGTTGATAGTAACTCGAGTTTCTGCAGTGTAATTGCGTTATCTGTATAGCGTCACCATCGAGTAAATATAATGACTATTTAGTGTGTGTTTACCGAAGTCTGTACATAGTATTCGAGCTTTGAATAAATGTATCTCAAAAGAGTAactttttatctttttcattCCTGAGCTGATTTTTGACTTCTTGTCAAGTACTACtatatatttacatttattttttcAGGTCTTATTCATATATGATCAGCTTAAATGATAAAGAAGAAAGAACCCATGTCGGAAATTTCAAAATTCGATACACATTTACATGCAGTGTGGCAAGTCAGAAATTTGATATCCACGATTTTTATTTGTTGACATTTTCTTAAGGATTAATGGCATAGTAAAATCATCAACTTTGGGGCATATTCTAGTTTTAATTTCTAATGAAAGATTTTGTCTGTAAAACCATAAATTTTgaatgtattttgattttaacctctaacaaaagattttacatataaatattagtaaaatttttaattgttcCTAATTTTAGTTATGGGAGTAATTATCGGCCAAAAACAGGCTGACGCGGCAGCCTGAAATCCACCGTGGCTTCATCGATGGTGACACCAAAACAACATTATTCCTTTTAATACTAAACAACGTTGTTTAACTTATTAACACTGATATTTGGGGGATTGAAATTagggaaataaaaaaattactacttgCAGCAATTTCACTTtgcaataaattaatataacgaTGAATAGAtcagaaataattaaaagtttaaatatatatacgcagattattttattaaatgttaAACCTAAATTTGTCGAAAGTTTGTGTTTTTATATGCCATTAACCATTTTCTCATGTACATATCTTGAAGGTTGTTAGAATACAAAACGAGCCAAAGTTGAAGCTATAATCTTATAACCTTAATTTGTCCTTGTTGACAAAAGATACTGCAATAGATTTACTAGTTGGAATCGTATTTATTTAGGTTCATTCTGTCAGAGAGAAGCACTAAAATATATAccacaaattattttttctaatattGTCTGCACAAATAGTTTAGTTTGCTGACAATACAAAACATGCCAATTATGGAAATCACAACAGTAGGCAAAGATTTGCATCTGAATGCAACTTCCAGAATAGGTTAAGGTTGTCAGAAACAAACAAACACCTGAAAGACATGCAAACATATCTTGTGAAAACTAAAAACAGATATACACAGTCACAATTTCTGTCGCCAACTATAGTTTTACTTCACTTGATCTactttaaatttcaaaattatattaaaacacAACTATAGTTTTACTTCACTTGATCTactttaaatttcaaaattatattaaaacacAACGTGACCATTCAGCTACGTTTATCAACATGACAACAAGAATTTCTGTCCAAAAAAAGTTGCACCCTCATGCCTATAAAATGCTGCAAAAAGAAGTTTCATCTCACTTAACAACACtatatctcaaaaaaaaaaaacacacacattgAATATGGATTTGAAGAAATCAGTTTTACTAATACTAGTAATGGTGGTGGTGGGATGTGAAGCAGGAGGCATAGCAATATATTGGGGCCAGAATGGGAATGAAGGCACATTAGCATCAACCTGCGCCAAAGGCAGCTTCGAATATGTGATCATAGCCTTCCTCTCCTCCTTCGGCAACAGCCAGAAGCCGATGCTCAACCTCGCCAGCCACTGCGACCCCTACACCGCCGGAAGCTGCACCGTGCTGAGCCCCGACATCGCCTCTTGCCAGAGGAAGGGCGTCAAGGTGCTACTCTCCATTGGAGGCGGCGCCGGTGGCTATACCCTCACCTCGTCCCAGGAGGCGACCCAGCTCGCCTCCTACCTATGGGACAACTTCCTGGGCGGGAGTTCAGACTCCCGCCCACTAGGTCCCTCTGTTTTGGACGGTATCGACTTTGACATTGAGGGCGGGACGAGCCAGCACTGGGACGAGCTAGCACGGGCTCTCCACGGCCACGGCCAGAGCAGCAGGAAGAAGGTCTACCTGACCGCTGCTCCTCAGTGCCCGTTCCCCGATGCTTGGGTCGGGGGGGCCCTGCAGACGGGCCTCTTCGACTGCGTTTGGGTGCAGTTCTACAACAATCCTCCCTGCCAGTACAGTGGTGGAGGGGTTGCAAATCTTGAGAATTCATGGAAGGTTTGGACTTCGTCGCAGGTCCTGCGACGAAGATTTTCTTGGGGCTTCCTGCAGCCCCGGCTGCAGCCGGCTCCGGCTTCATTCCGGTGGCTGATCTCACCGCGAAAGTCCTGCCTGCGATCAAGGGCTCTGCCAAGTATGGAGGTGTTATGCTGTGGTCTAAATACTATGATGATCAAACTGGCTACAGCTCTGCCATTAAAACCCATGTTTAGATATTATATTAGAAATTTAGAACCTCTCTATTCTCATGTAATAAAAGGGAGATTTCTGTGTGTTTGTTTTATCATGTGAATTAGTAACATATTTTCTGTCTGAACACAACTTTCTTCTAATCAGAAAAGTGTTAGAACGTGGGCGTgcgttggccaagcggtaaggggttaatgcccgaggccaaaggtcttgggttcgagtccaaTGTGACGAAGATCAAGAATGTATTAAATACACACCAAGATCAAGAATGTCTCTGTTTtcatgtaaaaaaaatacacaccaactttctttatttaatacctCTCTCTGTTTtcatgtaaaaaaaatacacaccAAGATCAAGAATGTACGTCTCTGTTTAGATATTAAAACCTCTCTCTGTTttcatgtaaaaaaaaaaactgttttCATGTAAAAAAAGGGAGATTGATGATTTCGAATGTATGTCTCTGTTTAGATATTAGAACCTCTCTCGGGTTCGAGTCCTATGTGgtgcggcctttaaatttctttatttaatacctCTCTCTGTTTtcatgtaaaaaaaatacacatcAAGATCAAGAATGTATGTCTTTGTTTAGATATTATAACCTCTCTGTTTTCATGTAAAACAAATCTGTTTTCAtgtaaaaaaaaagggagaTTGATGATTTCTGTGTAAGTTAACATATTTTCTGTCTAACCACAACTTTCTTATAGTAAAAAAAGAGCTAGAACAAATAAACAACATAGTTGAAACAGAAAAATAGAAACAGAACAAACACATTATAATAGAACCTCTCTCTGTTTTGGTGTAATAAAAGGGAGATTGATGATTTCTGTGTGAATTAACATATTTTCTAGTCGGAAAAGGGCTACAACTAATAAACAACAGAGTTGAAACAGAGCAAACACATTATACACATCAATACCAAGAATGTATGTATCTCTGTTGAGATCTTAGAACCTCTCTCTGTTTTGGTGTAATAAAAGGGAGATTGATGATTTCTGTGTGAAATTAACATATTTTCTTCTAGTCAGAAAAGGGGTAGAACGAATAAACAACAGAGTTGAAACAGAAACAGAACAAATAAAAAACATCACGATCAAGAATGTATATCTCCTCCTTTGATAAATGATAAATCATATCTCTAAAAATAAGCTACAAAACGCCTCGTTTCCTGCTGAGAAAATCAGctggaaaaaaaacaaaaaaatatatatgaatcgACGAAGCAAGTGAGAATGGAATGAAATCAACCATGAGTATTGACAGCTTCCCATATCAAATTCTTGGAAGCAGGATCCGCCATCTCCCTGGCCTCCAACGCCGCAGTTCGGAGAGTCCTAAGAGTCCACCTATTGGCTTCGACGAAAGAGAGGCTCACATAAGGCAGCCCATGCTTCTCACAGAGCTCCCTCACCAACGGCGATATCTTCCTCAAATGGCACCTCGGCAGCCTCGGAAACAGATGATGCTCCAGCTGAAACTGCAGACCCCCGAAAAACCAGTCCATTTTTGCCGAGCACGAGATGTCGATGGTCCCGCTCGTCTGCTTCTCGAACCAGTCGTTCCCCTGCGGCGCCCCCACGTACACACTCGCCGCAAAATGGTTGAGGCAGAACTGCACGTGCTGGATCGCGCAGACGCAGAAGCTGGCGAGCACGAAGACGGCCCTCTCGGTCCAGCTAGGCAGGCAGGATACGAGGAGAGGGAACCACGTCCAGAAGACGGCGATCCCCAGGATGTTAATAGCTCTGTTGGGAACGTGAAGGCCGCGGTTggagaagaggaggaggaaTGTCTGGAGGTAGAGATTGACTCTGGCGACGCACATCACGGGGTAGAAGGTGAAGTGCTGGTAGCTGACGAAGAATCTAGAGAGGGAGTCGAAGGTGAGGCGGCGGTCGTAGAAGCGGGATGTGAGAGAGTGGAAGAGCTTCGAGGAGACGGCGAGCATGGGGAGGTGCTGGAGGTCGGGGTCGTAGTCGAGGCTGTTGCAGGCCACGTGGTGCGCGTTGTGGGTCCACTTCCACCACGCGATGCTGATGCCGGTGAGGCAGTTGCCGGTGAGGATCTGCGCGACCTTGTTCAGGGAGGAATTGGGCATGATGTTGTAGTGGCCGGAATCGTGCCCGAGGTAGGCGATCAGCATCCAGGCGAGGCCGAGGAGGGCGCCGGAGAGGGCGTGGACGAGGGGGCTGTCGCTGCGGAGGACGCCGCAGACGACGGCGGAGAGGATAGCGGAGATGGAGAGGAGGGAGAGGAGGACGCCGTGGCCTTTGTCGTCGAAGAGGCCGGAACGGGCGAATGCGGCGGCGAGGTTGCGGTAGTCCTTGGAGACGGCGGAGACGTGGGAGTCGGCGAGGTGGTAGCCGGTGGAGAAGCGGTCGAGGTGGCGCCAGGCGGAGGCCGGGTGGAAGGCGATGAAGGCGTCGGTGACGTCGTTGCCGGCGAGGTTGAGGAGGGGGGTGGCGCCGCCGGGGTGGGTTTTAGCCCAATCGGTGACGTCGTAGACCTTGCCTTGGATCGAGAGCCAGAGGTCGTCGGGCTTGTTGTGCTTCTTCAGCTCGTCGGAGGTGATCAGCTTCTTCTTCATCCCGCCGTCTTCCgccattgttttttttttttttgtaatggattgagataatatattttttttatggaaaTGGGAGAGGTTGGAGAGGTGGTTTTATGGTGCTCTGCTTTGCTCTCTCTCCTTTCCTCTCCCCTCTCTGTCTCAGTGTGTCTCTGTCTCGCTCTAGTTTGAATTATAGGAGTCTTTAAACGTGTGGGATATTTTGTGATAGTTTTTCTCCGTTGCCGTTTAAAGCGGTGGACTACATATGTAAATGGGCGACTTCCGCTAAcaaaagaataaagaaaaagaaatggacGACAGGTACTACAGTTGGCCAGCCTTCCTCCTCCTCCATTAATTACTACtacataattatttaattattttgggcgaataatttattgacttatttcATTTTGTGGCTACACTATTATTAAGTTTTGGCTATAATTACATGCTCCCTCGTTTCCAAAATATATTTGAAGCCTTTGTACAAAACTTACGAAAAATTAACTAACACCAAATTATAAGGACTCGTACTCTTTTCTCATACCATGAATTTAATGTACTTCTTCTTCTACTACATTTTTAAATAAAGTTAAATAGTACACTCTCCTTCGACCGTCAATAGTATATAACAATTGTAATTTTGAGCATTCGCAAAGAGTATGTCACTTAAAATATAGTCcacatatttttcttattatttatcattacaaatatctagtatttataaaaaaaaaaataaactcttatttaatttcAATCACTCATTTCATACAATGCTGGAACTCTTACTCTActacttccttcgtcccacttatcttggcacTTTTACTTTGAACACAAAGATTAATAATAAGGGATTAAAAATGTAAAGTGAGTGAGCaccatttgtttaatgtgtgtagagaaagTTGAGATCACA is a window encoding:
- the LOC130998951 gene encoding uncharacterized protein LOC130998951, translating into MAFSIHSPGISLLAGSGRPGRITPATRRRNVRFSVCSGVKDLEKKKVSKLRRGGDGYEDSLWWLYGQVKQEETVSFSVSEVKDEEGKKQDYYVNTGYAIRTIREEFPELFYRELSFDIYRDDIVFKDPLNTFYGIENYKSIFWALRFHGRIFFKALWVDIVSVWQPVENLIMVRWTVHGIPRVPWESHSRFDGTSEYKLDKDGKIYEHKVHNIALNGPQKFQVIGVELLIQSIGCPSTPKPTYFELLSPSTTNIVPLMKLSAVKCYLASVLTRLLKFEVKS
- the LOC130998952 gene encoding delta(8)-fatty-acid desaturase-like, which produces MAEDGGMKKKLITSDELKKHNKPDDLWLSIQGKVYDVTDWAKTHPGGATPLLNLAGNDVTDAFIAFHPASAWRHLDRFSTGYHLADSHVSAVSKDYRNLAAAFARSGLFDDKGHGVLLSLLSISAILSAVVCGVLRSDSPLVHALSGALLGLAWMLIAYLGHDSGHYNIMPNSSLNKVAQILTGNCLTGISIAWWKWTHNAHHVACNSLDYDPDLQHLPMLAVSSKLFHSLTSRFYDRRLTFDSLSRFFVSYQHFTFYPVMCVARVNLYLQTFLLLFSNRGLHVPNRAINILGIAVFWTWFPLLVSCLPSWTERAVFVLASFCVCAIQHVQFCLNHFAASVYVGAPQGNDWFEKQTSGTIDISCSAKMDWFFGGLQFQLEHHLFPRLPRCHLRKISPLVRELCEKHGLPYVSLSFVEANRWTLRTLRTAALEAREMADPASKNLIWEAVNTHG